One part of the Glycine soja cultivar W05 chromosome 11, ASM419377v2, whole genome shotgun sequence genome encodes these proteins:
- the LOC114373224 gene encoding uncharacterized protein LOC114373224, with protein MSMLMRRKRRQLQLKGKRCHTHCVVIQHILPPKHKDLESVTIPCSIGAVSIGKALIDLGASINLMPLSMCRRIGELEVMPTRMTLQLANRFITRPYGVIEDVLVQVKHFTFPTDFVVMDIEEDAEIPLILGRPFMLTASCMVDMGKRKLEMGIEDQKISFNLFDEEKQLLDQNDCL; from the exons ATGAGCATGCTCATGAGAAGAAAAAGGAGGCAGCTCCAGTTGAAGGGAAAGAGGTGTCATACCCATTG cgTAGTGATTCAACacatccttccacccaagcacaaGGATCTTGAAAGTGTCACCATTCCTTGCTCTATCGGTGCAGTTTCTATTGGTAAGGCTCTCATTGATCTGGGAGCCAGTATTAATTTGATGCCGCTCTCCATGTGTAGGAGGATAGGAGAGCTGGAAGTAATGCCAACAAGAATGACGCTGCAGTTAGCGAACCGCTTCATTACCAGGCCATATGGAGTGATTGAGGATGTTTTGGTCCAAGTTAAGCACTTCACTTTCCCGACTGATTTCGTTGTCATGGACATTGAAGAGGATGCTGAGATCCCCTTGATTTTGGGACGTCCTTTCATGTTAACCGCAAGTTGTATGGTGGACATGGGAAAGCGGAAATTAGAAATGGGCATTGAAGATCAAAAGATCAGTTTTAATctatttgatgaagaaaagcAATTGCTGGACCAGAATGATTGTTTGTAG